The proteins below come from a single Ruficoccus amylovorans genomic window:
- a CDS encoding undecaprenyl-diphosphate phosphatase gives MSRVLLSFLWVTLLAPLNAPVQSPADAAAAQNATTDASPLVTTADEAVPSAAASTPTATGLTYMDGLILGIVEGVTEYLPVSSTGHLILTNRFLGLDVPLPLLDDEGQLIPGKRIDPATGEPAPFTLEEAANAYAIIIQGGAIIAVVILYWKRLWSIVEGLLGKNRNGLLLLRNLMAGFLPAAFLGLLLDDFIESVLFGVWPVVIALVGGAFLMLGVERWRRARHGSSAPESGPDLHELSIRQSLLVGLLQCVAMWPGTSRSMMTIVGGYVVGLSPARAAEFSFLLGLITLSAASAYKALSLGPQMLAALDLGPVLFGIVVATVAAAFAVKWLVSYLTRHGLALFAWYRLALAAVVAATIIWG, from the coding sequence ATGTCCCGTGTACTGCTGTCGTTTTTATGGGTTACCCTGCTGGCCCCGCTCAACGCCCCGGTTCAAAGCCCGGCTGACGCGGCTGCCGCCCAGAACGCGACGACCGACGCCTCCCCCCTCGTGACCACCGCCGATGAGGCAGTGCCCAGCGCCGCCGCGAGTACTCCCACCGCCACCGGGTTGACCTATATGGACGGGTTGATCCTCGGTATCGTCGAGGGCGTGACCGAATACCTGCCGGTTTCCTCCACCGGGCACCTGATCCTGACAAACCGCTTTCTCGGGCTGGACGTGCCGCTGCCCCTGCTCGACGACGAGGGCCAGCTCATCCCCGGCAAGCGGATCGACCCGGCCACCGGCGAGCCCGCCCCCTTTACCCTCGAAGAAGCCGCCAACGCCTACGCCATCATCATCCAGGGCGGGGCCATCATCGCTGTGGTCATCCTCTACTGGAAACGCCTCTGGAGCATCGTCGAGGGCCTGCTGGGTAAAAATCGCAACGGACTGCTCCTGCTGCGCAACCTGATGGCGGGCTTCCTTCCGGCGGCTTTCCTGGGGCTGTTGCTGGACGATTTTATCGAAAGCGTGCTTTTCGGCGTGTGGCCGGTGGTGATCGCGCTGGTCGGCGGAGCCTTTCTCATGCTCGGTGTGGAACGCTGGCGACGGGCACGGCACGGCTCCAGTGCCCCCGAATCCGGTCCCGACCTGCACGAGTTGAGCATCCGCCAAAGCCTGCTCGTGGGGCTGCTCCAGTGCGTGGCGATGTGGCCCGGCACCAGCCGCTCGATGATGACAATCGTCGGCGGCTACGTCGTGGGGCTGTCCCCGGCGCGGGCCGCTGAATTCAGCTTTTTGCTCGGCCTTATCACGCTCTCCGCGGCCTCCGCCTACAAGGCCCTCAGCCTCGGCCCGCAAATGCTGGCCGCACTGGACCTGGGGCCGGTTCTCTTCGGGATCGTGGTGGCCACTGTCGCCGCCGCCTTCGCGGTCAAGTGGCTCGTCAGCTACCTGACCCGCCACGGCCTCGCGCTCTTTGCCTGGTACCGGCTGGCGCTGGCTGCGGTGGTCGCCGCCACGATTATCTGGGGATAA
- the trpD gene encoding anthranilate phosphoribosyltransferase has protein sequence MGVCYLAELTDGLRLGKSLDAGQATTAAGLLAEGAGTLDERQEFVVALHEKGETAQEVAAFASVFRELARDPELGPMAQDAVDIVGTGGDKSGTANISSMSAMVVASLGVPVVKHGNRSVTSKCGSADLIADLGFPLEGDNEALRGLFERHNFTFLYAPAFHPAFAHIGPVRKALGAQGKRTIFNILGPLINPSRPPYQVMGVYSREWVEPLADAFRQLGTRRALVVHGQPFEGGVLDEMSCASSNAVAGGGELSGLNELWLPEKFDLTPCAISSLKGGDLARNHEILEELAEGRATNGLVDTVAMNAGAALWVAGRADSPLLGVHQSKQQIMGGGFRKWLERFKEDLG, from the coding sequence ATGGGGGTCTGCTATCTCGCAGAATTAACAGATGGGCTCCGGCTGGGCAAAAGCCTCGATGCCGGGCAAGCTACGACTGCCGCCGGCCTGTTGGCCGAGGGGGCGGGTACGCTGGACGAACGCCAGGAGTTCGTCGTTGCTCTGCATGAAAAAGGGGAAACCGCGCAGGAAGTGGCCGCTTTCGCGAGTGTTTTCCGCGAACTGGCGCGCGACCCGGAACTGGGGCCTATGGCCCAGGATGCGGTGGATATCGTTGGCACCGGGGGCGACAAGTCCGGCACGGCGAATATCTCCAGCATGAGCGCGATGGTGGTGGCGAGCCTCGGGGTGCCAGTGGTCAAGCACGGCAACCGCTCCGTCACATCCAAATGCGGCAGCGCTGACCTGATCGCTGACCTGGGTTTCCCGCTGGAGGGAGACAACGAGGCCCTGCGTGGCCTCTTCGAGCGGCACAACTTCACCTTCCTCTATGCCCCGGCCTTCCACCCGGCCTTTGCCCACATCGGCCCGGTTCGCAAAGCCCTTGGCGCGCAGGGCAAGCGCACGATTTTCAACATTCTGGGGCCGCTTATCAACCCGTCGCGCCCGCCCTATCAGGTGATGGGGGTTTACTCCCGCGAATGGGTCGAGCCGCTGGCCGATGCCTTTCGCCAACTGGGCACGCGGCGCGCGCTGGTCGTCCACGGCCAGCCCTTCGAGGGGGGCGTGCTCGACGAGATGTCCTGCGCCTCCAGCAACGCCGTGGCCGGCGGCGGCGAGCTGTCCGGGCTCAATGAGCTGTGGCTGCCTGAGAAATTTGACCTGACCCCCTGCGCGATCTCCTCCCTCAAGGGCGGAGACCTCGCCCGCAACCACGAGATACTGGAGGAGCTGGCCGAGGGCCGGGCCACCAACGGACTTGTGGACACGGTGGCGATGAATGCGGGGGCCGCGCTTTGGGTCGCCGGGCGGGCGGATTCTCCGCTGCTGGGCGTCCACCAGTCAAAACAACAAATAATGGGGGGGGGCTTCCGCAAATGGTTAGAACGATTCAAGGAGGATCTGGGTTGA
- the glmM gene encoding phosphoglucosamine mutase — MKLSYFGTDGIRGAWGGPVLNDVFVHHCGFALAHFLKKHNPTKPITVVIGRDTRSSGEEIESGLCGGLCTNGVHVMLLGVVPTPAVSQVVRELQADLGIAITASHNPASDNGIKLFDNRGLKFAVEAEAEIEGFIRRQCEHADTIKTYTCGYPYDGQGVYTNTLKSILHQHCIKGWKIVLDTANGATVETSRPVLEHFGAEIVAIGDAPDGTNINAGIGSEHPARMAETVRREGARLGIAHDGDGDRLVVCDEKGETVDGDELLGILALHALRSGKLAHNTLVTTVQSNFGLDKTLAAAGGRVERVGIGDRNVLLRMRALGCNLGGENSGHIIQRDYSVTGDGLLAAVKLISVMLDTGKPLSALRREVELFPQVTKNLRVAKKLPLEECPSLCDTMKQLEAQLGHEGRLLVRYSGTEPKLRLLVEASETSISQKGLDLLVEAAKKDLEVID; from the coding sequence TTGAAATTGAGCTACTTCGGGACGGACGGCATACGGGGCGCCTGGGGTGGCCCGGTGCTCAACGATGTCTTTGTCCATCATTGCGGCTTCGCCCTGGCTCATTTTCTGAAAAAGCACAATCCGACCAAGCCGATCACCGTTGTCATCGGGCGTGACACCCGCTCCTCGGGGGAGGAGATCGAGAGTGGCCTGTGCGGTGGACTTTGCACGAACGGGGTCCATGTCATGCTGCTGGGCGTGGTGCCGACTCCGGCGGTTTCCCAGGTCGTGCGCGAGTTGCAGGCGGACTTGGGCATCGCCATCACCGCTTCGCACAACCCGGCCTCGGACAACGGGATCAAACTTTTCGACAACCGCGGGCTCAAGTTCGCGGTCGAGGCGGAGGCCGAAATCGAGGGCTTTATCCGTCGGCAGTGCGAGCACGCCGACACCATTAAAACCTACACCTGCGGTTACCCTTACGACGGGCAGGGCGTTTACACCAACACGCTCAAATCGATCCTCCACCAGCATTGCATCAAGGGCTGGAAAATCGTCCTCGACACCGCCAACGGTGCCACCGTCGAAACCAGCCGCCCGGTGCTGGAGCACTTTGGGGCGGAAATCGTGGCTATTGGTGACGCCCCCGACGGCACGAATATCAACGCCGGGATCGGCAGCGAGCACCCCGCCCGGATGGCTGAAACCGTCCGTCGCGAAGGCGCCCGTCTGGGGATCGCCCACGATGGCGATGGGGACCGGCTGGTGGTCTGCGACGAAAAAGGCGAGACGGTGGACGGCGACGAGTTGCTGGGGATTCTCGCCCTGCACGCGCTGCGTTCGGGCAAGCTCGCTCACAACACCCTTGTGACCACCGTGCAGAGCAACTTCGGCCTCGACAAGACCCTGGCCGCCGCCGGGGGCAGGGTGGAGAGGGTCGGTATCGGCGACCGCAACGTACTCCTGCGCATGCGCGCTCTCGGCTGCAACCTGGGCGGGGAAAATTCCGGCCACATTATCCAGCGCGATTATTCGGTGACGGGCGACGGCCTGCTGGCCGCGGTCAAGCTGATCTCCGTCATGCTCGACACCGGCAAGCCGCTTTCCGCCCTGCGGCGGGAGGTGGAGCTTTTCCCGCAGGTGACGAAAAACCTCCGCGTGGCCAAAAAGCTCCCGCTGGAGGAATGTCCGAGCCTGTGCGACACGATGAAGCAACTGGAGGCGCAACTCGGGCACGAGGGCCGTTTGCTGGTGCGTTATTCGGGCACAGAGCCGAAATTACGGCTGCTGGTGGAGGCTTCGGAGACCTCAATTAGCCAAAAGGGGCTGGATTTGCTGGTTGAGGCCGCAAAAAAAGACCTCGAAGTGATAGACTAA
- a CDS encoding tetratricopeptide repeat protein — MDTTESTYQEIELKDLDPRLRKQVENAQKSISRNASYAIDICTNILQREPGCLDVRKILRTAQKRATAGKTSGFSRLLGSVTSAPFAIKASTQLKKDPKAAMESAEKMLSNDPANASAQRMLGQAAEALGLWETAAFAYEEAKAADPKSLEIKLALGNALIEAGRAQDAVHVAGEVLADLPGNDQAQELVKRASVAESMKRGKWEEEGGFRDKLANEEEAIELEQQARVVNDEETVQKLVSRNLKLLEKEPDNMNLYRDIINGYRNLEDYDKALEYLKMARERPTGRGDTTLERLASDLTVQSMRKRIAGVEEQLAAKPDDASLQQQIESLRKEEHDFRLKNARETVEKYPNDYAARFDLGQLLYEDGQFDEAIQQFQQARRNPKVRTRAILYLGRALNATGKSDMAIEQLKAAKGDVIGMSDLKKEIIYDLAIAYTEHGDEDSSIEELKEIYQDDIGYKDVSDRINAYYEKKKKNQ, encoded by the coding sequence ATGGACACCACGGAAAGCACTTATCAGGAAATCGAACTGAAGGATCTGGATCCCCGCCTTCGCAAACAGGTAGAAAACGCGCAAAAGTCGATCAGCCGCAACGCCAGCTACGCCATCGACATCTGCACCAACATCCTCCAGCGCGAGCCCGGATGCCTGGATGTGCGCAAAATACTTCGTACCGCCCAGAAACGCGCCACTGCCGGAAAGACCAGCGGCTTCAGCCGCCTGCTCGGCAGTGTGACCAGCGCGCCCTTTGCCATCAAGGCCAGCACTCAGCTCAAGAAGGACCCCAAGGCCGCCATGGAGAGCGCCGAGAAGATGCTTTCCAACGACCCGGCCAATGCCAGCGCCCAGCGCATGCTCGGTCAGGCCGCCGAAGCTCTCGGCCTGTGGGAAACCGCCGCTTTTGCCTACGAAGAAGCCAAGGCCGCCGACCCCAAGAGTTTGGAAATCAAGCTCGCCCTCGGTAATGCCCTGATCGAGGCCGGACGCGCCCAGGACGCCGTTCATGTGGCGGGCGAAGTCCTCGCCGATCTGCCGGGCAACGACCAGGCCCAGGAACTCGTCAAACGCGCCTCCGTGGCCGAGTCCATGAAGCGTGGCAAGTGGGAAGAAGAAGGCGGCTTCCGCGACAAGCTCGCCAACGAAGAAGAGGCCATCGAACTCGAACAGCAGGCGCGTGTCGTCAACGACGAAGAGACGGTCCAGAAGCTCGTCAGCAGAAACCTCAAGCTGCTGGAAAAAGAGCCCGACAACATGAACCTTTACCGGGACATCATCAACGGCTACCGCAACCTTGAGGACTACGACAAGGCGCTCGAATACCTCAAGATGGCCCGCGAACGCCCGACTGGCCGTGGTGACACCACACTGGAGCGCCTCGCCAGCGACCTCACCGTCCAGTCCATGCGCAAGCGCATCGCCGGGGTGGAAGAACAGCTTGCCGCCAAACCTGACGACGCCTCCCTCCAGCAGCAGATCGAAAGCCTGCGCAAGGAAGAGCACGACTTCCGGCTCAAGAACGCCCGCGAAACTGTCGAGAAGTACCCGAACGACTACGCCGCCCGTTTCGACCTCGGCCAGCTCCTGTACGAAGACGGCCAGTTTGACGAGGCCATCCAGCAGTTCCAGCAGGCCCGGCGTAACCCGAAGGTGCGCACCCGCGCCATCCTTTACCTGGGCCGCGCCCTCAACGCCACCGGCAAAAGCGACATGGCCATCGAGCAGCTCAAGGCGGCCAAGGGCGACGTCATCGGCATGAGCGACCTGAAGAAGGAAATCATTTACGACCTCGCCATCGCCTACACCGAGCACGGCGACGAGGACAGCTCGATCGAGGAACTGAAGGAAATCTATCAGGACGACATCGGCTACAAGGATGTTTCCGACCGCATCAACGCTTACTACGAGAAGAAAAAGAAAAACCAATAA
- a CDS encoding response regulator yields the protein MGKRILILDDDSDFNNLLTDIYAQADYEVVSERDPEVAVGLFRDDNFDLVVTDQKMPGLSGEEFIREIKRLKPEVPVIMVSGYLDNDTIRNLIREGVGGVFLKPLNVFSLLKRTSALIESVQPDSERTGVARSVEAEGGDFEHGLPFSFDSYPCRSAASLEFAKKLHHLRGFKNNLVLIGEDGTDLASLLEDIRRFDAEAGEAFALVELEQLGEATLLAALEEAKQAGANRLTLMVSRPDRLHPGQIEAIYAAAKKKGAFQASNLPLRYIFFVNEDIDSLYDGGKIDDNLYMFLGTTEIKVPGLKELREDIPLIARRVIKSEAARQGLPSLPELESPAAALLREKEWPGGMLELKRTVRAVVAASGGQPISREALEESCSRGGGNACEKVRNLKPLLQLRRNDYLKAVHLLGGEEPELTAQVLGVDRTLVHEIVTPGGQTEKRG from the coding sequence ATGGGTAAACGGATACTCATACTCGATGACGATTCAGACTTCAACAATCTGCTGACGGACATCTATGCGCAGGCGGATTACGAGGTTGTCTCCGAGCGCGACCCGGAGGTCGCCGTCGGGCTTTTCCGTGATGACAATTTCGACCTGGTCGTGACCGACCAGAAAATGCCCGGCCTGAGCGGCGAAGAGTTTATCCGCGAGATCAAGCGGCTCAAGCCCGAGGTGCCGGTCATCATGGTCTCCGGCTATCTGGACAATGACACGATCCGCAACCTCATCCGCGAGGGCGTGGGCGGGGTCTTTCTCAAGCCGCTGAACGTATTTTCCCTGCTCAAGCGCACCTCCGCGCTGATCGAATCCGTCCAGCCCGATTCGGAGCGCACCGGGGTTGCCCGTTCGGTCGAGGCCGAGGGCGGAGATTTCGAGCACGGCCTGCCTTTCTCCTTTGACAGTTACCCGTGCCGCTCGGCGGCGAGCCTGGAGTTCGCGAAAAAGCTCCACCACCTGCGTGGTTTTAAAAACAACCTCGTGCTCATTGGCGAAGACGGGACGGATCTGGCCAGCCTGTTGGAGGACATCCGCCGCTTCGATGCCGAGGCCGGGGAGGCCTTCGCGCTGGTGGAGCTGGAGCAGTTGGGTGAGGCCACCTTGCTGGCCGCGCTGGAGGAGGCCAAACAGGCCGGTGCCAACCGCCTCACGCTGATGGTCAGCCGGCCCGACCGACTCCATCCCGGGCAGATCGAGGCTATTTATGCTGCCGCCAAAAAGAAGGGGGCGTTTCAAGCGAGTAATTTGCCCCTGCGATACATCTTTTTTGTCAACGAAGACATCGACTCCCTCTACGACGGGGGCAAGATCGACGACAACCTTTATATGTTCCTCGGGACGACCGAGATCAAGGTCCCCGGCCTCAAGGAGTTGCGGGAGGACATTCCGCTGATTGCCCGTCGCGTGATCAAATCCGAGGCCGCCCGTCAGGGGCTGCCCTCGCTGCCCGAGCTGGAAAGCCCGGCGGCGGCACTTCTGCGCGAAAAGGAGTGGCCCGGTGGCATGCTGGAGCTTAAGCGCACCGTTCGCGCGGTGGTGGCCGCGTCCGGTGGCCAGCCGATCAGCCGGGAGGCGCTGGAGGAAAGCTGCTCCCGTGGTGGGGGTAACGCGTGCGAGAAGGTGCGGAACCTCAAGCCTCTGCTCCAACTGCGCAGAAACGACTACCTGAAAGCCGTCCACCTGCTCGGCGGAGAGGAGCCGGAGCTGACCGCCCAGGTGCTCGGGGTCGATCGGACGCTGGTCCACGAAATTGTGACTCCCGGTGGGCAAACTGAAAAGAGAGGATAG
- a CDS encoding polyprenyl synthetase family protein — protein MSSTELMDFKTTYQQYQQKVENAIDAIMPAADTRPASVHKAMRYSLQAGGKRIRPVLLQAAHAMFPSRHDPMPACVALECLHTYSLIHDDLPCMDDSDLRRGRPTCHMEFGEDIALLAGDALLTWALWLLAEKYQHDPATAVGLVRDLGDASGSEKLIGGQVEDLQAEKEEPNAERLDFIHRNKTGALITSSLTMGIRLTDAPAETVEVMREIGYHVGMAFQIVDDILDATADAETLGKPVGADVENNKSTYPALYGLEASRAKAHEHSEAAIKACEGLGGNNAFLISLIREMEKRVN, from the coding sequence ATGTCCAGCACTGAACTTATGGATTTCAAGACGACCTATCAGCAGTACCAGCAGAAGGTCGAAAACGCCATCGACGCGATCATGCCCGCTGCCGATACCCGCCCGGCGTCCGTGCACAAGGCCATGCGCTACAGCCTCCAGGCTGGCGGCAAGCGCATCCGCCCCGTCCTGCTCCAGGCCGCCCACGCGATGTTCCCCTCCCGGCACGACCCCATGCCCGCCTGCGTCGCTCTGGAGTGCCTCCACACCTACAGCCTCATCCACGACGACCTCCCCTGCATGGACGACTCCGACCTGCGCCGTGGCCGCCCCACCTGCCACATGGAGTTCGGCGAAGACATCGCCCTGCTCGCCGGTGACGCCCTGCTGACTTGGGCCCTCTGGCTCCTGGCCGAGAAGTACCAGCACGACCCCGCCACCGCCGTCGGCCTCGTCCGCGACCTCGGCGACGCCTCCGGCTCGGAGAAGCTCATCGGCGGCCAGGTCGAAGACCTCCAGGCCGAAAAGGAAGAGCCCAACGCCGAACGCCTCGACTTCATCCACCGCAACAAGACCGGCGCGCTCATCACCTCCAGCCTCACGATGGGCATCCGCCTGACGGACGCCCCCGCCGAGACGGTCGAAGTCATGCGTGAGATCGGCTACCACGTGGGCATGGCCTTCCAGATCGTTGACGACATCCTCGACGCCACCGCCGACGCCGAAACCCTCGGCAAGCCGGTCGGAGCCGATGTCGAGAACAACAAGTCCACCTACCCCGCCCTCTACGGCCTGGAAGCTTCCCGCGCCAAAGCCCACGAGCACTCCGAGGCCGCCATCAAGGCCTGCGAAGGGCTCGGCGGCAACAACGCCTTCCTCATCTCGCTCATCCGCGAAATGGAAAAGCGCGTCAATTAA
- a CDS encoding DUF4013 domain-containing protein: MCLSIIGLPFAFGFFWRYLEQIRARGDFSLPEWHQPAELLLPGLKALAVFAVWFCLPWGVALAVQGFFAWLFAPLGFLAMIASSIVLWMVCGLFFSALWAFQRNDGDWRVLLDARLVWRPFARNWRRLLVPGLAFLGLTGLFFPILPFAFFGGFLPLLGYTSQVYILTQEAS, translated from the coding sequence TTGTGCCTGAGCATTATCGGGCTGCCCTTTGCCTTCGGCTTTTTCTGGCGCTACCTGGAGCAAATCCGGGCGCGGGGGGATTTTTCCCTGCCCGAGTGGCACCAGCCGGCCGAACTGCTGCTGCCCGGCTTGAAGGCCCTGGCCGTGTTTGCGGTGTGGTTCTGCCTGCCCTGGGGCGTGGCCTTGGCCGTGCAGGGGTTCTTTGCCTGGCTGTTCGCGCCGTTGGGGTTCCTGGCCATGATCGCCTCCTCCATTGTGCTGTGGATGGTCTGCGGGCTGTTTTTCTCCGCCCTGTGGGCTTTCCAGCGTAACGACGGCGATTGGCGGGTGCTGCTGGATGCGCGTTTGGTCTGGCGCCCCTTCGCCCGCAACTGGCGTCGCCTGCTGGTGCCGGGGTTGGCTTTTCTCGGGCTGACCGGTCTGTTTTTCCCGATCCTTCCCTTCGCCTTTTTTGGTGGATTTCTCCCGTTGCTTGGCTATACTTCACAGGTTTATATCCTTACACAGGAAGCCAGTTAA
- a CDS encoding FmdB family zinc ribbon protein, with amino-acid sequence MPTYEYHCSACNQDFEQFQSMTAEPLSECPLCHKKGKVQRMISGGAGIIFKGSGFYETDYKSKKGSPSSSESKSEGGSHCCSGSCGCKN; translated from the coding sequence ATGCCGACTTACGAATATCATTGCAGCGCCTGTAACCAGGACTTCGAACAGTTCCAGTCCATGACGGCGGAACCCCTGAGCGAGTGCCCGCTTTGCCATAAAAAAGGCAAGGTGCAGCGCATGATCAGCGGAGGCGCAGGCATCATTTTCAAAGGAAGCGGTTTTTACGAAACCGACTACAAATCGAAAAAGGGCAGCCCGTCCTCTTCGGAGAGCAAGAGCGAAGGCGGCTCGCACTGTTGCAGCGGTAGCTGCGGCTGCAAAAACTGA
- a CDS encoding A/G-specific adenine glycosylase produces MTHPDVIRSRRAFQNTLERWYEQNHRKLPWRTEPSLYRTVVSEFMLQQTQVNTALPYFEDWMRTFPDFETLAAADEESVVKAWEGLGYYRRARNLLALARAYVAADPKPETAAEWLALPGVGPYTSAAIASISHGEEIAVIDGNVVRILTRMLDDHTAYKDASQAARQLTPVANELIAGAANPGDHNQAMMELGATVCTRGNPLCPLCPVQGYCRSHVTGEAELLPIFAKKTTTYRQINRCWVERDGKLLLQKAPSDSPRLAGLYELPEGRLVNSDYESAPLILSKKRGIANELIEERIYALSSDAHVPNSPHLHWVALNQLDGITLSGPHRRWVGEILFSRQPELFPHGGR; encoded by the coding sequence GTGACTCACCCCGACGTTATCCGCAGCCGCCGGGCTTTCCAAAATACGCTTGAGCGCTGGTACGAGCAGAACCACCGCAAGCTGCCTTGGCGCACCGAGCCGAGCCTCTACCGGACCGTCGTATCGGAGTTCATGCTCCAGCAGACCCAGGTCAACACCGCCCTGCCCTACTTTGAGGACTGGATGCGCACCTTTCCCGACTTCGAGACGCTGGCCGCCGCCGACGAGGAAAGTGTGGTCAAGGCTTGGGAAGGACTCGGCTACTACCGTCGCGCCCGCAACCTGCTGGCACTGGCCCGCGCCTACGTCGCGGCCGATCCGAAGCCCGAGACCGCCGCCGAGTGGCTGGCGCTGCCGGGTGTCGGCCCCTACACCTCAGCCGCCATTGCCAGCATCAGCCACGGGGAGGAAATCGCCGTAATCGACGGCAACGTTGTTCGCATCCTGACCCGGATGCTTGACGACCACACGGCCTACAAGGACGCCTCACAGGCCGCCCGCCAGCTCACCCCCGTAGCCAACGAGCTGATCGCCGGAGCCGCCAACCCCGGCGACCACAACCAGGCCATGATGGAGCTCGGGGCCACCGTCTGCACCCGGGGCAACCCGCTTTGCCCGCTGTGCCCGGTGCAGGGGTACTGTCGCAGCCACGTCACCGGAGAGGCCGAGTTGCTGCCGATTTTCGCGAAAAAAACCACCACCTACCGGCAGATCAACCGCTGCTGGGTCGAACGGGACGGTAAATTGCTCTTGCAAAAAGCCCCCAGCGACTCTCCCCGTCTGGCCGGGCTGTACGAGTTGCCCGAGGGCCGTCTGGTCAACTCCGACTACGAGTCCGCCCCACTCATTTTGAGCAAGAAACGCGGCATCGCCAACGAACTGATCGAGGAGCGCATCTACGCCCTTTCCAGCGACGCGCATGTGCCCAATTCCCCCCACCTGCACTGGGTCGCGCTCAACCAACTCGACGGGATTACCCTCTCCGGGCCGCATCGTCGCTGGGTCGGTGAAATCCTCTTCTCGCGCCAGCCGGAGCTTTTCCCGCACGGCGGAAGGTAA